DNA from Streptomyces sp. NBC_01260:
TCACGTCCTCGTACAGCGACAACGGCGGCAACGGCCTCAGCCGCTCATGACTGCGGCTTCCACTCCTCGGACAGCAGCCCCAGAATGACCTCGTCCGCGAATGCGCCGTACACCCATGCCGAGCGGCGCAGGGTGCCCTCCAGGGTGAATCCGGACCTGGCCGCGGCCTTGATCATCGGAAGGTTGTCCGAGAGGGTCTCGATCTGCAGCCGCTGCAGACCCCGCACCACGAATCCGTACTCGCACAGTGCGCGCACGATGTCGGTGCCGAGGTTGCGGCCCCGGAAGTCCGGCCGCAGCGAGATCCCCAGGTGCGCCGTCCTGTTGTGGCTGTCGATGCCCCACAACAGCGCTTCACCGGCCAGTTCCTGCGCGGACAGCTCGACCACCGAGAAGCACGCCGCCCCGTCGGAGGGTTCGGCGATCGTGTAGGGGGAGTGCGTCGATCCCGGCGCGATGGGCTGCCAAGGGCGGGAGTCGGCGCGTGAGCGTGTCACCACGTCGTCGTACAGCTCGGACTGGAGGACCTGGACGTCACTTTCGTGGCGGGCTCGAAGCCCGATGCTTCCGCTGCGTATCACCCGGCAGTCCTATCCGATGGGCCGCGGCCAGACAATCCAATTTCGCGGCCGGCCGCCACGGGCGCGGTGCCGCGGAGCCTCCATGGGCGCGTGATCACCGAGCGTGCTTCTACTCCAGCAGCTTTGCCCGGGTGCAGTGCCCCGAGAAGCTCCGTACCCCGGGCCACGGGGGGCCAGGAGCTCCTCGTCGGCCCCGCTCCCCCGGCGGGCGCCTGGATCGGACCGTTTACGCTCGCCCCATGCTTCCCCCGCCCGCATATGCCCTCG
Protein-coding regions in this window:
- a CDS encoding GNAT family N-acetyltransferase, with translation MIRSGSIGLRARHESDVQVLQSELYDDVVTRSRADSRPWQPIAPGSTHSPYTIAEPSDGAACFSVVELSAQELAGEALLWGIDSHNRTAHLGISLRPDFRGRNLGTDIVRALCEYGFVVRGLQRLQIETLSDNLPMIKAAARSGFTLEGTLRRSAWVYGAFADEVILGLLSEEWKPQS